The window AATATGTGCTACCATCGGCTGTTCATCTTCTTCAAAAACTAAACGACCACGAACACTTTCTCTACCATCTGGGTGACAGTAACTATCTGAATTAGTAAATTCTGTAAAAAAGACATCCGGTGCGCCAGCTTCTTTAACGACATGACGAAACACGACGTCAGTTACATCTTCCATTGGTGCTAAAACAAAAAAAGGCTTCGGTAAATCCGCCCAAAAATTTTGACTCATGATTTGCTCTCCATTCTTATCTATTGCTACGTTTAAATACGCTTATTCTCTATAAAAATCATCCTTATTATACAAGGAAAACTCAAAAGAATCAAAGAATGGCGATGCTGACTTTATTTATCCCATCAAATAAACCAAATAACACGTCTATTCAAAACGAAAGGCGTGTTATCTGACGTATCATTATTTCTTATTTATCAACACTTCGTAAATATTCTTCAATCAAATGCGCTGTCTCTTCAACAGACTTATCGCTCACATCAATCACATACGCCCCATAATCTTTAAATATTTGTTGTGAATAGGCTAATTCTGCCTGAATTTTTTCTAAATTAGTGTAACTACTCGTGCTATTCAACCCTAAAGAATCTAAGCGACTATTTCTAATCTTCATCAAATTATCGGCTGAACAAATCAAACCAATTATTCGCTTCGATGATACTTCAGACAAACTTTGAGGTATGGGAACTTCTGGTATTAACGGTAAATTGGCCACTTTGTAATCTTTATTTGCTAAATACATACTTAGTGGCGTTTTTGAAGTGCGAGAAACACCTAATATCACAATATCGGCTTCAACAAAACCTTGTGGGTGTTTACCATCATCATATTTCACAGCAAATTCAATCGCTTCTATTTTATTAAAATACGTTTGATCCAATTTATGAACTAACCCCGGTTGCTCAATCGGACGTTCCCCCGTTTTATCTTGCACTAACTCAAAAAATGGAGCCATTAAATCTAAATATTGTAGGCCGTTCTTTGTACTGAATGCTTTTGCTTTACTCGCTAATTCAGCATTGACCAACGTGCTTATCACTATCGCATCATCTTTCAACGCATCTCTCAAAATTTCTAATAGCTCTTCTTCTTGACTGACAAAAGGAAAACGATAACTATTGTCAAAGGTTAACGTCGGATACTGTGCACTAACCGCTGCTAATAGCTTTTGAGACGTTTCACCTAAAGAATCTGAAATTGTATAAACAAGAACTTCTTTTTTCATAAAAAACTCTCCTATCTGTTGGTTTCTGCTGATCGTGCTTGCTGAGTAATATAATTTAATAGTCGTGACTTCGTGATCTTCCCAATCACCTTTTTAGGGTTTTCCTCATCAACGACTGGTAACGAATCTACTTCAAAATCTTGAATGAGACTTGCTGCTGCGAGAATATCCAACTCTTTTGTACACGTTTTGATATGCGGCACTCGTGTCATACAAAGTGCAACTGGTGTATCATCAATGTTTTTATTCAGTGATGCTCGTAGTAAATCTTTACGTGATAAAACACCCACCAATTCTTTGTTATCATCCATCACATACAGTGAACCGACATCATACATGAATAATGTCGTAATCGCATCTCTAATCGAGGTGTCCATTGTAATCATTAGCGGTGGAATCATTATTTCACCGACTGTTGTCTTAAATGTTTTAAAAAAGAAAAAGGCTTCTAAATCTGATCCCGTATACGTATAACCAACTTTTGGTGTTGCTTCTAAAATACCCGCTAATGTTAAAAAAGACAAATCTGAACGTAAGGTCGCTCTTGAAACCTCTAATAATTCAGAAATTTTTTCCCCACTTAATGGTTGATGCTGCTTTACTACTTGAATCACTTGTTCTTGTCGTTCGCTTAATTTCATTGCTTTCCTCCAGAAATCTTATCTGTACATACTGCCAAACTAATGGCTACGTTTTCATTATACACATATTTAAGCTTTTTTAAAAGAAAAAATACACATATTTAAGCTATTGACAAACATATAAACCTCATATATGATGATTATTAAATAAATGTGTCACATATTAATCAAATAAACGGGAGGTTCACCATGAAGAAAAACATTTATTCATTTGCAGAAGGTGCCAGACAAGGAAAAGAACTATTAGGCGGTAAAGGTGCCAATCTAGCTAAAATGACAAGTTTACAATTACCCGTCCCTCAAGGATTCACTATCACGACAGCCTGTTGTATGGCCTATTTAGAAGATGAAACGTTCTTTACTACCCAGTTAAAGAACGATATTTTGAAAGCGGTTAACGAGTTAGAAAACATGACGGGGCAATCATTTACGCAACCTCATGATCTATTGCTCGTCTCTGTAAGAAGTGGTGCAGCTTTCTCAATGCCTGGAATGATGGATACTATTTTGAATTTAGGATTAAATGATGAACGCGTCAAACTATTCGCGCAATCGACAACTATCGCTTTCGCCTATGACTGCTATCGCCGATTAATTCAAATGTTTGGCGATGTCGTCTACAGTATTCCAAAAGAAGTCTTCAATCAAGCACTAGAAAAAAACGAGCAACGCTTAAACAAACCCACTCGCGATTGGAGCGAAACTGAGCATCAAACATTGATTAAAACCTATCAAACCATTTATGAAGATCACCATGTTGACTTCCCACAAGACCCCGTTGAACAACTTTTTGCTGCAATCCAGGCAGTGTTTAAGTCTTGGTTAAACCCTCGCGCACATGTCTATCGTGAGTTGCACCAAATACCCGATTCACTTGGCACTGCTGTCAACATTCAAGCCATGGTATTTGGTAACAAAGGGATGCAAAGTGGCACTGGTGTTATTTTTACACGCAATCCTGCCACTGGTAAAAAAGAATTGTTCGGCGAATTTTTAATTAATGCCCAAGGAGAAGATGTAGTAGCCGGTATTCGTACACCT is drawn from Vagococcus xieshaowenii and contains these coding sequences:
- a CDS encoding helix-turn-helix transcriptional regulator translates to MKLSERQEQVIQVVKQHQPLSGEKISELLEVSRATLRSDLSFLTLAGILEATPKVGYTYTGSDLEAFFFFKTFKTTVGEIMIPPLMITMDTSIRDAITTLFMYDVGSLYVMDDNKELVGVLSRKDLLRASLNKNIDDTPVALCMTRVPHIKTCTKELDILAAASLIQDFEVDSLPVVDEENPKKVIGKITKSRLLNYITQQARSAETNR
- a CDS encoding pyruvate, water dikinase regulatory protein — protein: MKKEVLVYTISDSLGETSQKLLAAVSAQYPTLTFDNSYRFPFVSQEEELLEILRDALKDDAIVISTLVNAELASKAKAFSTKNGLQYLDLMAPFFELVQDKTGERPIEQPGLVHKLDQTYFNKIEAIEFAVKYDDGKHPQGFVEADIVILGVSRTSKTPLSMYLANKDYKVANLPLIPEVPIPQSLSEVSSKRIIGLICSADNLMKIRNSRLDSLGLNSTSSYTNLEKIQAELAYSQQIFKDYGAYVIDVSDKSVEETAHLIEEYLRSVDK